A single Prevotella sp. E15-22 DNA region contains:
- the rnc gene encoding ribonuclease III codes for MKLKDIISRIKLPFRQEKELFSSLRAIIGFYPHNIEYYKVALTHKSSGQRNEKGRPLNNERLEFLGDALLDAVVGHIVYEHFSGKREGFLTNTRSKLVSRETLGKLAEEMGLTELIQSNTSKRSHNSYMAGNAFEALVGAIYLDQGYDAVMRFMKKRILAQMVNIDKVAYKEVNFKSKLLEWTQKNRVKMQFDMQQQTTDQQGSPVFSFIVKIEGVDGCSGQGYSKKEAQQLAAKETLQRLRREPQFVEAIFAAKSERTKMEEEPTAVAPDLEAEKEFIIKTDKPEKTETASCQTSAASTGKPEGADLTDEFDLSDITHAPVELSREEIIAAAEAAAYNE; via the coding sequence ATGAAGCTTAAAGATATCATCAGCAGAATTAAGCTCCCTTTCCGTCAGGAGAAGGAGCTTTTTTCTTCTCTGCGCGCCATCATCGGCTTCTACCCCCACAACATCGAGTACTATAAGGTGGCCCTGACCCATAAGAGCTCAGGCCAGCGCAACGAGAAAGGCCGTCCTCTGAACAACGAGCGACTGGAGTTCTTGGGCGACGCACTACTCGATGCCGTGGTGGGACACATTGTCTATGAACACTTCAGTGGCAAGCGCGAAGGCTTCCTCACCAACACCCGTTCCAAGCTCGTCAGTCGCGAGACCCTGGGCAAGTTGGCCGAGGAGATGGGCCTCACCGAACTCATCCAGAGCAACACCTCCAAGCGTTCACACAACAGCTATATGGCCGGCAACGCCTTCGAGGCCCTTGTAGGTGCCATCTATCTGGACCAGGGCTACGATGCCGTCATGCGGTTCATGAAGAAGCGCATTCTGGCCCAGATGGTCAACATCGACAAGGTAGCCTATAAGGAAGTCAACTTCAAGTCGAAGCTCCTGGAGTGGACCCAGAAGAACCGTGTGAAGATGCAGTTCGACATGCAGCAGCAGACCACCGACCAGCAAGGCTCGCCCGTTTTCAGTTTCATCGTAAAGATTGAAGGCGTTGATGGCTGCAGCGGTCAGGGCTATTCCAAGAAGGAAGCCCAGCAGTTGGCCGCCAAGGAAACCCTGCAGCGCCTGCGTCGCGAGCCCCAGTTTGTCGAAGCCATCTTCGCTGCCAAGAGCGAGCGCACCAAGATGGAGGAAGAGCCCACCGCCGTTGCCCCCGACCTCGAGGCCGAGAAAGAGTTTATTATTAAGACCGATAAGCCAGAGAAGACCGAGACAGCAAGCTGCCAGACCTCAGCCGCCTCAACCGGCAAGCCCGAGGGTGCCGACCTCACCGACGAGTTCGACCTCTCTGATATCACCCACGCCCCCGTGGAACTCTCACGCGAAGAAATCATTGCGGCAGCCGAAGCCGCAGCCTATAACGAATGA
- the fabF gene encoding beta-ketoacyl-ACP synthase II: MELKRVVVTGLGAVTPLGNTPEEMWNNLLAGVSGAAPITLFDASKFKTQFACEVKNLNVNDYLDRKEARKMDRYTQLAMIAAQQAVKDSAMDLETIDKNRVGVVFGVGIGGIKTFEDEVTYYGVHREDGPKFNPFFIPKMIADIAAGQISIQYGFHGPNYITSSACASSSNALADAFNLIRLGKANVIVTGGAEAAICETGVGGFNAMHALSTRNDEPQKASRPFSASRDGFIMGEGAGCLILEELEHAKARGAKIYAEMVGAGMSADAHHITASHPEGLGAKLVMQNALEDAGMQPDEIDYINVHGTSTHVGDISEAKAIKEVFGDAAFKLNISSTKSMTGHLLGAAGAVEAMATVLAVQNDIIPPTINHEEGDEDPEIDYNLNFTFNKAQKRTVRAGLSNTFGFGGHNACVVFKKYEA; encoded by the coding sequence ATGGAATTAAAAAGAGTCGTTGTAACAGGTCTTGGCGCAGTGACCCCCCTGGGCAACACCCCCGAGGAGATGTGGAACAATCTCCTGGCAGGCGTTAGCGGCGCAGCACCTATTACACTTTTCGACGCAAGCAAGTTCAAGACCCAGTTTGCCTGCGAGGTAAAGAACCTCAATGTGAACGACTATCTGGACCGCAAGGAAGCTCGCAAGATGGACCGCTACACCCAGTTGGCCATGATTGCTGCTCAGCAGGCCGTGAAGGATAGTGCCATGGATCTTGAGACCATTGATAAGAACCGCGTTGGTGTGGTCTTCGGCGTTGGTATCGGCGGCATCAAGACCTTCGAGGACGAGGTGACCTACTATGGTGTTCATCGTGAGGATGGCCCCAAGTTCAACCCCTTCTTCATTCCTAAGATGATTGCCGACATCGCAGCTGGTCAGATCTCTATCCAGTACGGTTTCCATGGCCCCAACTATATCACCTCATCAGCATGTGCCTCATCAAGCAATGCCCTGGCCGACGCCTTCAACCTCATTCGTTTGGGCAAGGCCAACGTCATTGTGACTGGTGGTGCCGAGGCAGCCATCTGCGAGACAGGTGTTGGCGGTTTCAATGCCATGCACGCTCTGTCAACCCGCAACGATGAGCCCCAGAAGGCCAGCCGTCCATTCAGTGCCAGCCGTGATGGTTTCATCATGGGCGAGGGTGCCGGCTGTCTGATTCTCGAGGAGTTGGAGCACGCCAAGGCACGTGGTGCCAAGATCTATGCCGAGATGGTAGGTGCCGGCATGAGTGCCGATGCACACCACATCACCGCCTCTCACCCCGAGGGTCTCGGTGCAAAGCTCGTGATGCAGAACGCACTCGAGGATGCAGGCATGCAGCCCGACGAGATCGACTACATCAACGTACATGGCACATCAACCCACGTGGGCGACATCTCTGAGGCCAAGGCCATCAAGGAAGTGTTTGGCGATGCAGCCTTCAAGTTGAACATCTCGTCAACCAAGTCAATGACTGGTCACCTGCTGGGTGCCGCTGGTGCTGTCGAGGCAATGGCCACTGTTCTGGCTGTCCAGAACGACATCATTCCTCCCACCATCAACCACGAGGAGGGCGACGAGGATCCCGAGATCGACTACAATCTGAACTTCACCTTCAACAAAGCACAGAAGCGCACCGTGCGTGCCGGTCTGAGCAATACGTTCGGCTTTGGCGGTCACAACGCCTGTGTTGTTTTCAAGAAGTATGAAGCTTAA
- a CDS encoding ABC transporter ATP-binding protein has product MEGIETYKYGMKECVSSIKLSDLCIGYRVKQDVRVVAKGLTATLQRGQMTCLLGENGVGKSTLLKTLSGFLPKLGGSIQLEGRELEAYSENELARTIGIVLTEKPDVHQMTAMELVEMGRAPYTGFWGGLNRDDHEACDEAIRMVGIEALRNRQVRTLSDGERQKVMIAKALAQQTPIIYLDEPTAFLDYPSKVDMLMLLSRVSREARKTVFLSTHDLELALQVADMVWLMTSDEGLKIGTPHELAASGALGRFVERSKDITFDAQTLSVRVKTH; this is encoded by the coding sequence ATGGAAGGAATAGAAACATATAAATATGGTATGAAAGAGTGTGTTAGCTCTATCAAACTATCAGACCTGTGCATTGGCTATAGGGTGAAACAGGATGTCAGGGTGGTGGCCAAGGGCTTGACGGCCACGCTGCAACGCGGACAAATGACGTGTCTGCTGGGTGAGAACGGTGTGGGTAAGTCGACGCTGCTCAAAACGCTTTCGGGCTTCTTGCCTAAGTTGGGCGGCAGTATCCAGCTGGAGGGCAGGGAACTGGAGGCTTACAGCGAGAATGAGTTGGCGCGCACCATTGGCATTGTGCTGACGGAGAAGCCTGACGTGCACCAGATGACGGCGATGGAACTGGTGGAGATGGGGCGCGCGCCCTATACGGGCTTCTGGGGCGGACTGAACCGTGACGACCACGAGGCTTGTGACGAGGCTATTAGGATGGTGGGCATCGAGGCACTGAGGAACCGACAGGTGAGGACGCTGAGTGACGGTGAACGACAGAAAGTGATGATAGCGAAGGCGCTGGCGCAGCAGACACCTATCATCTATCTGGACGAGCCCACGGCCTTTCTGGACTATCCGAGTAAGGTGGATATGCTGATGCTGCTGAGCAGGGTGAGCAGGGAGGCACGGAAAACGGTGTTCCTGTCGACGCACGACCTGGAGCTGGCGCTGCAGGTGGCCGACATGGTGTGGCTGATGACTAGCGACGAGGGACTGAAAATAGGTACGCCCCACGAACTGGCGGCGAGCGGTGCCCTGGGCCGTTTCGTGGAGCGTAGCAAGGATATTACGTTTGACGCCCAGACGCTGAGCGTACGGGTGAAGACGCACTAA
- a CDS encoding D-Ala-D-Ala carboxypeptidase family metallohydrolase → MNLNEKLTEHFTLREMVQSATAMRLKIVNMPTPEVVECLRALCVNVLEPLRQRFGVIRITSGYRCEALNKAVGGVKNSQHTKGEAADIHCSSKVQAYKMACYAQEHLVFDQLLVERVMDNECCWIHVSYVVETASRRNRRSMKTKLLK, encoded by the coding sequence ATGAATTTGAACGAAAAACTGACGGAGCATTTTACACTCCGCGAAATGGTACAGTCGGCCACTGCTATGCGACTGAAAATTGTGAATATGCCAACACCCGAGGTGGTGGAATGCCTGAGGGCCCTATGCGTGAATGTGCTGGAACCGCTGCGCCAACGCTTTGGTGTGATACGGATAACGAGTGGATACCGTTGTGAGGCCCTGAACAAGGCCGTGGGTGGGGTGAAGAACTCGCAGCACACCAAGGGCGAGGCGGCCGATATTCACTGCTCGAGCAAAGTGCAGGCTTATAAGATGGCTTGCTATGCGCAGGAGCACCTGGTGTTTGACCAGCTGCTGGTGGAACGGGTGATGGACAATGAGTGCTGCTGGATTCACGTGTCGTATGTGGTGGAAACGGCCTCAAGACGCAACCGCAGAAGCATGAAAACAAAGCTGCTGAAGTGA
- a CDS encoding acyl carrier protein → MSEIESKVKAIIVDKLGVDEAEVKPEASFTNDLGADSLDTVELIMEFEKEFGISIPDDKAEKIGTVGDAIAYIEENAK, encoded by the coding sequence ATGTCAGAAATTGAAAGCAAAGTAAAGGCTATTATCGTAGACAAACTCGGTGTTGACGAAGCAGAAGTTAAGCCCGAAGCAAGTTTCACCAATGATCTGGGCGCAGATTCACTGGATACCGTTGAGCTCATCATGGAATTCGAGAAGGAGTTCGGCATTTCTATTCCCGACGACAAGGCTGAGAAGATCGGTACTGTTGGCGACGCTATCGCTTACATCGAGGAGAACGCAAAATAA
- a CDS encoding DNA-binding protein, with protein MKLIYQKYQNKNMESKAYCKWYGRVVIKGTVGIEELATKMQDNCTVKRADILAVLSELGPTVRDLLQGSYRVNIPYLGNFKLGMSTLGADKPENFSVRTHVKNVHVLYQPETHMTVDGRRVNEMVKDCRLEEDTDYVNPNPKKEETGTNGGETPANGD; from the coding sequence ATGAAGTTGATTTATCAGAAGTATCAGAACAAGAACATGGAGTCGAAGGCTTATTGCAAGTGGTATGGCCGCGTAGTGATCAAGGGCACAGTTGGCATTGAGGAACTGGCCACTAAGATGCAGGACAACTGTACGGTGAAGCGCGCCGATATCTTGGCAGTGCTGAGTGAACTGGGACCCACCGTGCGTGACTTGCTGCAGGGCTCTTATCGTGTGAACATCCCTTATCTGGGTAACTTTAAGTTGGGCATGTCTACACTGGGCGCCGACAAGCCTGAGAATTTCTCGGTGAGAACGCATGTAAAGAATGTGCACGTGCTGTATCAGCCTGAGACACATATGACCGTTGACGGACGTCGTGTGAACGAGATGGTGAAGGACTGCCGACTGGAGGAGGATACGGATTATGTGAATCCTAACCCCAAGAAGGAGGAGACAGGCACTAACGGCGGCGAGACTCCTGCCAATGGAGACTAA
- a CDS encoding hemolysin III family protein translates to MAIEYTKKEEIWNTWTHAGGAMMAGAVGIAFIIVVCLGHMDRMWAGIGVGLYLIGMMGSYLASTIYHALNEKSKWKSHLRKWDHAAIYWHIAGSYSPITLIAMRDYGYWGWMLFTFVWTCAIIGTIISFIHLEEHSNIETLCFCIMGLSVLTAFKPLVDTVSTNAFVWILLEGVFYITGAVFYSFNKKRYMHTVFHFCVLAGSICHIVAVWDILIRDIF, encoded by the coding sequence ATGGCAATAGAATATACCAAGAAAGAAGAAATCTGGAATACCTGGACCCACGCCGGCGGCGCCATGATGGCCGGAGCAGTGGGCATCGCATTTATCATCGTGGTATGCCTGGGCCACATGGACCGCATGTGGGCCGGCATAGGTGTTGGTCTCTATCTCATCGGCATGATGGGCAGTTATCTGGCCTCCACCATCTATCATGCCCTCAACGAGAAGAGCAAGTGGAAAAGCCATCTGCGCAAATGGGACCATGCCGCCATCTATTGGCACATCGCCGGTTCCTATTCCCCCATCACCCTCATCGCCATGCGCGACTACGGCTATTGGGGCTGGATGCTCTTCACCTTCGTCTGGACCTGCGCCATCATCGGCACCATCATCAGCTTCATCCATCTCGAAGAACACTCCAACATCGAGACCCTTTGCTTCTGCATCATGGGCCTCAGCGTGCTGACAGCCTTCAAGCCCCTGGTCGACACCGTGTCAACCAATGCCTTTGTCTGGATACTGCTCGAAGGTGTTTTCTATATCACCGGTGCCGTGTTCTATTCCTTCAACAAGAAGCGCTACATGCACACCGTCTTTCATTTCTGCGTGTTGGCAGGCAGCATCTGCCATATCGTGGCCGTATGGGACATCCTCATACGCGACATCTTTTAG
- a CDS encoding aminoacetone oxidase family FAD-binding enzyme: MKTAIIGGGAAGFFLAINLKEMCPQMDVTILEGSQHVLSKVEISGGGRCNCTNSFQAVNDLQSVYPRGHRLLKRLFKQFDHRDAFEWFEHRGVKLTTQDDHCVFPQSQDSHTIIDLFLREAHRLGITVKTGHKVHSLSELIPYDFVAVTIGGKPKVDGLFWLQQPIEQPVPSLFTFTIEDSQLRSLMGTVVQASAMIPGTKLRASGPLLITHWGMSGPCILRLSSYAARLLSESSYRQSLSINWTTLKENEVQQQLTAFCRQHAQKQLTTVRPFDLPQRLWTYLTERALSGRAHAPWGSLNQKELNRLTNTLVNDTYQIAGRAPFKDEFVTCGGVSLSAVNPATLESRTHPHLYFAGEVLDIDGVTGGFNFQAAWTTAYAVAVAITAQCNS; the protein is encoded by the coding sequence ATGAAGACCGCTATCATAGGCGGCGGTGCCGCCGGATTCTTCCTTGCCATCAACCTCAAGGAGATGTGCCCCCAGATGGACGTCACCATCCTGGAAGGCTCACAGCACGTGCTGTCCAAGGTCGAAATCTCTGGAGGCGGTCGTTGCAACTGCACCAACTCCTTTCAGGCAGTCAACGACCTGCAGAGCGTCTATCCCCGCGGCCATCGCCTACTGAAGCGCCTCTTCAAGCAGTTTGACCACCGCGATGCCTTCGAATGGTTCGAGCATCGCGGTGTCAAGCTCACCACCCAGGACGACCATTGCGTCTTCCCCCAGTCGCAAGACTCCCACACCATCATCGATCTCTTTCTTCGCGAGGCCCACCGTTTGGGCATCACCGTCAAGACCGGTCACAAGGTGCACAGTCTCAGCGAGCTCATCCCCTACGACTTCGTTGCCGTCACCATTGGCGGCAAGCCCAAGGTCGACGGTCTCTTCTGGCTCCAGCAGCCCATCGAGCAGCCCGTGCCCTCGCTGTTCACCTTCACCATTGAGGATTCCCAGTTGCGAAGCCTCATGGGCACCGTGGTCCAGGCCTCAGCCATGATACCCGGCACCAAGCTGCGCGCCAGCGGTCCCCTGCTCATCACCCATTGGGGCATGAGTGGTCCCTGCATCCTGCGCCTCAGCAGCTATGCCGCCCGCCTGCTCAGCGAGTCATCCTATCGGCAGTCCCTCTCCATCAACTGGACAACATTAAAAGAAAACGAAGTACAACAACAGTTAACAGCCTTCTGTCGTCAGCACGCCCAGAAGCAGCTCACCACCGTTCGTCCCTTCGACCTCCCCCAGCGTCTGTGGACCTATCTCACAGAAAGAGCCCTTTCCGGCCGGGCCCATGCCCCGTGGGGCAGCCTCAACCAGAAAGAGCTCAACCGACTCACCAACACCCTCGTCAACGACACCTACCAGATTGCCGGTCGTGCGCCCTTTAAGGACGAGTTCGTCACCTGCGGTGGCGTATCGCTGTCCGCCGTCAATCCAGCCACGCTCGAGAGTCGCACCCACCCCCATCTATATTTTGCAGGCGAGGTGCTCGACATCGACGGTGTCACAGGCGGATTCAATTTCCAAGCCGCCTGGACCACCGCCTATGCCGTGGCCGTTGCCATCACTGCGCAATGCAACTCGTAA
- the dapB gene encoding 4-hydroxy-tetrahydrodipicolinate reductase, translating into MKIALIGYGKMGKMIEEIARSRGHEIVSVIDINNQQDFDSEAFASADVAIEFTAPQAAYGNYLKAWAKGVKVVSGSTGWMTEHGNEVRQACENGKTLFWASNFSIGVAIFSAVNRYLAKIMNQFPQYDVEMEETHHVHKLDHPSGTAITLAEEIVANIDRKEAWAEDTTDPKLLRVDHIRRGEVPGIHTIRYDSDADIITITHDAHSRRGFALGAVLAAEYTKDHNGLLTISDMFKF; encoded by the coding sequence ATGAAAATAGCTTTAATCGGCTATGGCAAGATGGGTAAGATGATTGAAGAGATTGCCCGTAGCCGTGGCCATGAGATTGTGAGTGTCATCGATATCAACAATCAGCAGGATTTTGATAGTGAGGCCTTTGCATCGGCAGATGTGGCCATCGAGTTTACGGCTCCACAGGCTGCCTATGGTAATTATCTGAAGGCGTGGGCTAAAGGCGTGAAGGTGGTTTCTGGCTCGACGGGTTGGATGACGGAGCACGGCAACGAGGTGCGTCAGGCTTGTGAGAACGGCAAGACGCTGTTCTGGGCTTCTAACTTCAGCATTGGTGTGGCTATCTTCTCGGCTGTCAACCGTTACCTGGCCAAAATCATGAACCAGTTCCCTCAGTATGACGTGGAGATGGAGGAGACGCACCATGTGCACAAGCTGGACCATCCCAGTGGCACGGCTATCACACTGGCCGAGGAGATTGTGGCGAATATTGATCGCAAGGAGGCTTGGGCTGAGGATACCACCGACCCGAAGCTGTTGCGTGTGGACCATATACGCCGTGGTGAGGTGCCTGGCATTCATACCATTCGCTATGACTCGGATGCTGATATCATTACGATTACGCATGATGCGCATTCGCGTCGTGGCTTTGCCCTTGGTGCTGTGCTGGCAGCAGAATATACCAAGGACCACAACGGACTGCTGACCATCAGTGATATGTTTAAGTTCTAG
- the rnr gene encoding ribonuclease R, translated as MGKKKGGKRLTKRDIAEAIQALFQAHPGETLSFKQIFKALKFDTHPVKMLAIDVMEEMEWDDWLSRVSDNSYKLNLKTQVQEGTFIRKANGKNSFQPDDGGKPVFVAERNSMFALNGDRVKVAFMARRQNHIKEAIVTEILERKHDQAVGILQVEKDFAFLNAEGNFFTSDILIPKKKLKGGKTGEKAVVKIIQWPSAESKKIIGEVVDVLGKQGENNVEMHAILAQYGLPYKYPKKVEDAAQKINAEISAEEIARREDFRDVFTCTIDPKDAKDFDDALSIRKVGKHWEVGVHIADVSHYVTEGSIIDREAEQRATSVYLVDRTIPMLPERLCNFVCSLRPNEEKLSYSVIFELDDDANIKDWHLAHTVIKSDRRYAYEEVQEILEGKDGDYADELRTLDTLAKHLRERRFKNGAVKFDREELHFDIDDNGKPTRCYFKKSTDATQLIEEFMLLANRTVAEFIGKAGKTKKSEDPNKPSKSKGKTFVYRIHDQPDPQKLENLRTALAPFGYKVKTSGTKGAISKNLNKLMEESQGEREQKLVETLTLRAMMKAKYSTHNIGHYGLAFDYYTHFTSPIRRYPDTMVHRLLTRYQDGGRSVNQDHYEELCEHCSQMEQTAQYAERDSIKYKMVEFMADKVGLEFDAHISGVQSYGLYCEIDDNHCEGLVGMHDLDGDYYEFDERNYCLVGRRTHHKYQLGDAVRIKVARANIEKRQLDFILAD; from the coding sequence ATGGGAAAGAAAAAAGGAGGTAAGCGACTGACCAAGCGCGACATAGCCGAAGCCATACAGGCACTGTTTCAGGCCCATCCAGGCGAGACTCTCAGTTTCAAACAGATATTCAAAGCTCTGAAGTTCGACACCCACCCCGTCAAGATGCTCGCCATCGATGTGATGGAAGAGATGGAGTGGGACGACTGGTTGTCAAGAGTCAGCGACAACTCCTATAAGCTCAACCTGAAGACCCAGGTACAGGAAGGCACCTTTATCCGCAAGGCCAACGGCAAGAACTCGTTCCAGCCCGACGATGGCGGCAAGCCCGTCTTTGTGGCCGAGCGCAACTCCATGTTCGCCCTCAATGGCGACCGTGTGAAGGTAGCCTTCATGGCCCGTCGCCAGAACCACATCAAGGAAGCCATTGTCACTGAAATCCTCGAGCGCAAGCACGATCAGGCCGTGGGTATTCTGCAAGTAGAGAAAGACTTTGCCTTCCTCAATGCCGAGGGCAACTTCTTCACCAGCGACATCCTGATACCCAAGAAGAAACTCAAGGGCGGCAAGACAGGCGAGAAGGCCGTGGTAAAAATCATCCAGTGGCCCTCGGCCGAATCGAAGAAGATCATTGGCGAGGTTGTCGACGTCCTTGGCAAGCAAGGCGAGAACAACGTCGAGATGCACGCCATCCTGGCCCAGTATGGTCTGCCCTATAAATATCCCAAGAAGGTGGAAGACGCCGCCCAGAAGATCAACGCCGAGATCTCTGCCGAAGAGATTGCCCGTCGCGAGGATTTTCGTGATGTCTTCACCTGCACCATCGACCCCAAGGATGCCAAGGACTTCGACGATGCTCTCTCCATCCGCAAGGTTGGCAAGCATTGGGAAGTAGGCGTCCATATTGCCGATGTAAGTCACTACGTCACCGAAGGCAGCATCATCGACCGCGAGGCCGAGCAGCGCGCCACCAGTGTCTACCTGGTCGACCGCACCATCCCCATGCTGCCCGAGCGTCTGTGCAACTTCGTTTGCTCACTGCGCCCCAACGAAGAGAAGCTCAGCTATAGCGTCATCTTCGAACTCGACGACGACGCCAACATCAAGGACTGGCACCTGGCCCATACCGTCATCAAGAGCGACCGCCGCTATGCCTACGAGGAAGTACAGGAGATCCTGGAAGGAAAAGACGGCGACTATGCCGACGAGTTGCGCACCCTCGACACTCTGGCCAAGCACCTGCGCGAGCGCCGTTTCAAGAACGGAGCCGTGAAGTTCGACCGCGAGGAGCTGCACTTCGATATCGACGACAACGGCAAGCCCACCCGCTGCTATTTCAAGAAGTCAACCGATGCCACCCAGCTCATCGAGGAGTTCATGCTACTGGCCAACCGCACCGTGGCCGAGTTTATCGGCAAGGCAGGCAAGACCAAGAAGTCGGAAGACCCCAATAAGCCCAGCAAATCCAAGGGCAAGACCTTTGTCTATCGTATCCACGACCAGCCCGATCCCCAGAAGCTCGAGAACCTGCGCACAGCCCTTGCCCCCTTTGGCTATAAAGTCAAGACCAGCGGCACCAAGGGCGCCATCTCGAAGAACCTCAACAAGCTGATGGAAGAGTCACAAGGCGAGCGCGAGCAGAAGTTGGTCGAAACCCTCACCCTGCGCGCCATGATGAAAGCCAAGTACTCCACCCATAACATTGGTCACTACGGACTGGCCTTCGACTATTACACCCATTTCACCTCGCCCATCCGTCGCTATCCCGACACCATGGTCCATCGTCTGCTCACCCGCTATCAGGATGGCGGACGCAGTGTGAACCAAGACCACTACGAGGAACTCTGCGAGCACTGCAGTCAGATGGAGCAGACCGCCCAGTATGCCGAGCGCGACTCCATCAAATATAAGATGGTCGAGTTCATGGCCGACAAGGTAGGCCTGGAGTTCGATGCCCATATCAGCGGTGTCCAGTCGTATGGCCTCTATTGCGAGATCGACGACAACCATTGCGAGGGACTCGTAGGCATGCACGACCTCGACGGCGACTATTATGAGTTCGACGAGCGCAACTACTGCCTCGTGGGCCGTCGCACCCACCACAAATATCAGTTGGGCGATGCCGTTCGCATCAAGGTGGCCCGTGCCAACATCGAGAAGCGCCAGCTCGACTTCATCCTCGCCGACTAA